Proteins encoded within one genomic window of Microbacterium sp. zg-B185:
- a CDS encoding PH domain-containing protein, with protein sequence MTQPTTFGGRSPMVVPGVPTPELRIARFRGHARGLTWSALILVAVAGAVGYFYGNLPAPFEDWMLLTAAAAIVLFLVLLPYLSWWAHVYTITTRRVIERSGIVGAHRRELSHVRGYTVQERRGILQRMWGAGTLVLSNGVDQPLRLANIPSVALVHEALVDQVEVNQILAHRDAQALPPAPAEHPGA encoded by the coding sequence ATGACCCAGCCGACCACGTTTGGCGGCAGATCGCCGATGGTCGTCCCCGGCGTGCCGACGCCCGAGCTGCGCATCGCCCGGTTCCGCGGGCACGCCCGCGGACTGACCTGGTCTGCCCTGATCCTGGTCGCCGTCGCCGGAGCGGTGGGCTACTTCTACGGCAACCTCCCCGCTCCGTTCGAGGACTGGATGCTGTTGACCGCCGCCGCGGCCATCGTGCTGTTCCTGGTGCTGCTGCCGTACCTGTCCTGGTGGGCGCATGTGTACACGATCACGACCCGTCGCGTCATCGAGCGATCGGGGATCGTCGGCGCGCACCGGCGTGAGCTGAGCCACGTGCGCGGGTACACGGTGCAGGAGCGCCGCGGCATCCTGCAGCGCATGTGGGGAGCTGGCACCCTGGTGCTCAGCAACGGCGTGGACCAGCCGCTGCGGCTGGCGAACATCCCGAGCGTCGCGCTGGTGCACGAGGCCCTGGTCGATCAGGTGGAGGTCAACCAGATCCTCGCGCACCGCGATGCCCAGGCGCTGCCCCCGGCCCCCGCCGAGCACCCCGGCGCCTGA
- a CDS encoding 5-(carboxyamino)imidazole ribonucleotide synthase has translation MTLRVGVIGGGQLARMMIAPAVEIGIDLRVLAEQDGMAASLAATAVGDYRDAATVLAFARDVDVVTFDHEHVPQDVLAALVAAGVTVRPGPDPLRYAQDKLLMRARLQELGMPQPEWAAVFNAAELQSFLDAHGGRAVVKTPRGGYDGKGVRVVSAGTEAEDWFTALAEDARGGALLAEELVDFSRELAQQVARRPSGQMRAYPVVETVQRDGVCAEVIAPAPHGAGRLSQVASRIGLGIAEGLDVTGMLAVELFETTDERLLVNELAMRPHNSGHWTQDGAVTSQFEQHLRAVLDLPLGDAEPSADWSVMVNILGGPESDSLDQRFAAVMEAYPAAKVHTYGKAPRPGRKVGHVTAVGDDLDEVAFEARAAASFFED, from the coding sequence ATGACGTTGCGAGTCGGAGTCATCGGCGGCGGCCAGCTGGCCCGCATGATGATCGCACCCGCGGTCGAGATCGGCATCGACCTGCGCGTGCTGGCAGAGCAGGACGGAATGGCGGCGTCGCTCGCGGCCACGGCCGTCGGCGACTACCGCGACGCGGCGACCGTGCTCGCATTCGCCCGCGACGTCGACGTGGTCACGTTCGACCATGAGCACGTGCCGCAGGACGTCCTCGCCGCGCTCGTCGCGGCCGGGGTGACGGTGCGGCCCGGTCCCGACCCGCTGCGGTACGCGCAGGACAAGCTCCTCATGCGCGCGCGTCTCCAGGAGCTGGGCATGCCGCAGCCGGAATGGGCCGCGGTCTTCAACGCCGCAGAGCTGCAGAGCTTCCTCGACGCCCACGGCGGGCGCGCCGTCGTCAAGACGCCGCGCGGCGGATACGACGGCAAGGGCGTCCGCGTGGTGTCGGCGGGCACGGAAGCCGAGGACTGGTTCACGGCCCTCGCCGAGGACGCCCGCGGGGGCGCTCTGCTGGCCGAAGAGCTCGTCGACTTCTCCCGTGAGCTCGCGCAGCAGGTCGCGCGGCGCCCGTCAGGGCAGATGCGCGCCTATCCGGTCGTGGAGACCGTGCAGCGTGACGGCGTCTGCGCCGAGGTCATCGCGCCCGCACCGCACGGCGCCGGCCGGCTCTCGCAGGTCGCCTCGCGGATCGGGCTCGGCATCGCCGAGGGCCTGGATGTCACCGGGATGCTGGCCGTGGAGCTGTTCGAGACGACCGACGAGCGGCTGCTGGTGAACGAGCTGGCCATGCGCCCGCACAACAGCGGGCATTGGACCCAGGACGGCGCCGTCACCAGCCAGTTCGAGCAGCACCTGCGTGCGGTGCTTGACCTTCCGCTGGGCGATGCCGAGCCGAGCGCCGACTGGTCGGTGATGGTCAACATCCTCGGCGGCCCGGAATCGGACAGCCTGGACCAGCGCTTCGCCGCGGTCATGGAGGCGTACCCGGCCGCGAAGGTGCACACCTACGGCAAAGCGCCCCGACCGGGCCGCAAGGTCGGACATGTCACCGCCGTCGGCGACGACCTCGACGAGGTTGCATTCGAGGCGCGCGCCGCGGCATCCTTCTTCGAGGATTGA
- the purE gene encoding 5-(carboxyamino)imidazole ribonucleotide mutase: MGSDSDWRVMSDASQILTDFDVPHEVEVVSAHRTPDKLIRYGRDARGRGLRAIIAGAGGAAHLPGMLASVTVLPVIGVPVPLATLDGLDSLLSIVQMPAGIPVATVSIGGAKNAALLAVRILGTTDAALAVRIEDYARELESQVEDKNRRLKDSL, encoded by the coding sequence ATGGGCTCCGATTCGGATTGGCGGGTCATGAGCGACGCGTCGCAGATCCTCACCGACTTCGACGTGCCGCACGAGGTGGAGGTCGTCTCGGCCCACCGCACGCCCGACAAGCTCATCCGCTACGGTCGTGACGCCCGCGGCCGCGGCCTCCGCGCGATCATCGCCGGCGCCGGCGGGGCTGCGCACCTGCCCGGGATGCTGGCCTCGGTGACCGTCCTTCCGGTCATCGGCGTGCCCGTGCCGCTGGCGACGCTCGACGGGCTGGATTCGCTCCTGAGCATCGTGCAGATGCCGGCCGGGATCCCGGTCGCCACCGTCTCCATCGGCGGGGCCAAGAACGCCGCGCTGCTGGCCGTGCGGATCCTCGGGACGACGGATGCCGCGCTGGCCGTGCGGATCGAGGACTACGCCCGGGAGCTGGAGTCCCAGGTGGAGGACAAGAACCGGCGGCTCAAGGATTCCTTGTGA
- a CDS encoding LCP family protein: MSVASPPRPAPSRAASAKIVEDRPMRYPDTASRAVMTRRGWWLVLLNFLLPGSAQAVAGNRRLGRVGLGATIAMWVLVIVGALVALLWPTAAFTLVTGAWLPEWLALLRPVPLLLIQGLVIAYGILWVVLTVDTLRLVRLVKTGSGARVGIAAVAVALLVLSTAGAAYAANVAGTVRETLGSIFVATGPPVPPSDGYYNILLLGADSGEGRDSMRFDSISVVSVNAETGATTITGIPRDMPRFPFAPGPMQDRYPNGHEGHADPSCGWGSGVNQLRTEVEVCQDGNALYPDAVANSSEPGIEATKDAAEGILGIEIPYYVFVDMHGFAALIDALGGVDITVAERLPKGGGPAYAGQPADEWAIGWIEAGAQHMDGDTAQWYARSRYTTDDFDRMKRQRQLQEAILAQFTPQTVLTRFQDVATAGQDLFQTDLPQSMLPFLADLALKAKEQPVTTIELTPASGIDEYDPDYPYIQELVRLALHPPTQTPTPEG, encoded by the coding sequence GTGAGTGTGGCCAGCCCGCCACGCCCGGCCCCCTCCCGGGCGGCTTCGGCGAAGATCGTCGAAGACCGTCCGATGCGCTACCCCGACACCGCCTCGCGCGCAGTGATGACGCGACGCGGCTGGTGGCTGGTCCTGCTGAATTTCCTCCTTCCCGGATCCGCGCAGGCGGTCGCCGGCAATCGTCGTCTCGGCAGGGTCGGCCTCGGAGCGACCATCGCGATGTGGGTGCTGGTCATCGTGGGCGCTCTGGTCGCGCTGCTGTGGCCGACCGCGGCCTTCACCCTGGTCACCGGCGCATGGCTTCCCGAGTGGCTGGCGCTGCTGCGGCCCGTGCCGCTGCTGCTGATCCAGGGCCTGGTGATCGCGTACGGCATCCTCTGGGTGGTCCTGACCGTCGACACGCTGCGCCTGGTGCGGCTCGTCAAGACCGGTTCCGGCGCACGCGTCGGGATCGCCGCTGTCGCAGTGGCGCTTCTGGTGCTCTCCACGGCAGGCGCCGCCTATGCCGCCAACGTCGCCGGCACGGTGCGCGAGACCCTCGGCAGCATCTTCGTCGCGACCGGGCCGCCGGTACCGCCCAGCGACGGGTACTACAACATCCTGCTGCTCGGAGCGGACAGCGGCGAAGGCCGTGACTCGATGCGGTTCGACAGCATCTCGGTGGTGTCGGTCAACGCCGAGACGGGTGCGACGACGATCACCGGCATCCCGCGCGACATGCCGCGCTTCCCCTTCGCGCCCGGCCCGATGCAGGACCGCTACCCGAACGGCCACGAAGGCCACGCGGACCCGTCCTGCGGGTGGGGGAGCGGCGTGAACCAGTTGCGCACCGAGGTCGAGGTGTGCCAGGACGGGAACGCCCTGTATCCGGATGCTGTCGCCAACAGCTCCGAGCCCGGCATCGAGGCGACCAAGGACGCCGCGGAGGGCATCCTGGGCATCGAGATCCCGTACTACGTGTTCGTGGACATGCACGGCTTCGCAGCGCTCATCGACGCGCTCGGTGGGGTGGACATCACCGTGGCGGAGCGCCTGCCCAAGGGCGGCGGACCGGCGTACGCGGGTCAGCCCGCCGACGAGTGGGCGATCGGCTGGATCGAGGCCGGGGCGCAGCACATGGATGGCGACACGGCCCAGTGGTACGCCCGGTCGCGCTACACGACCGACGACTTCGATCGCATGAAGCGCCAGCGGCAGCTGCAGGAGGCGATTCTGGCGCAGTTCACGCCGCAGACGGTGCTGACCCGGTTCCAGGACGTCGCCACCGCGGGACAGGACCTCTTCCAGACCGACCTGCCGCAGTCGATGCTGCCCTTCCTCGCCGATCTCGCGCTCAAGGCGAAGGAGCAGCCGGTGACGACCATCGAACTCACCCCCGCCAGCGGCATCGACGAGTACGACCCGGACTACCCCTACATCCAGGAGCTCGTGCGGCTCGCCCTGCATCCGCCCACGCAGACGCCCACACCCGAAGGCTGA
- a CDS encoding glycosyltransferase codes for MTATLRVMLDQLVAPTDPDLATAARELTRGLVAGTPAGCEVQGIAPAGPTDRPVEIPGLVGVRRTALARRELAAALQFGLATGIGGGMIHSPTLLAPLVRHDRVHENDQTVVTIWDLGPWEAPADWPKPIVSWHRAMLKRAVKHADAVVVPTHSMAVRLGEIAKLGERIRVIAGAAPAGFAVPGDEVGRRRQLDLPDGFVLLAGHAAPRDALAAGLDAVGHAALDLPVVVIGAGEGEEPAIADLAAAAGIPERNLHVRGVLSTEDRAAVFGGAVVFVAPAHSSAFPWRILEALALGVPVVAASSPIHDELVVDGGMLVPADGLADALGRALGSAASVERLGVLAADRGRAYSWRESADRVWQLHADL; via the coding sequence ATGACCGCAACGCTCCGGGTGATGCTCGACCAGCTGGTCGCGCCGACCGATCCCGATCTGGCCACCGCCGCCCGCGAACTCACCCGCGGACTCGTCGCCGGCACGCCCGCCGGCTGCGAGGTGCAGGGCATCGCGCCTGCCGGACCCACGGACCGGCCCGTCGAGATCCCCGGGCTCGTCGGCGTGCGCCGCACGGCGCTGGCACGGCGGGAGCTTGCCGCCGCCCTGCAGTTCGGCCTGGCGACCGGTATCGGCGGGGGGATGATCCACTCCCCGACGCTGCTGGCGCCCCTGGTGCGTCACGATCGGGTGCACGAGAACGATCAGACCGTCGTGACCATCTGGGATCTGGGACCCTGGGAGGCCCCCGCCGACTGGCCCAAGCCCATCGTCTCGTGGCATCGCGCGATGCTCAAGCGCGCCGTCAAGCACGCCGACGCGGTGGTCGTTCCGACGCACTCGATGGCCGTGCGGCTGGGCGAGATCGCGAAGCTCGGCGAACGGATCCGGGTCATCGCGGGCGCCGCGCCGGCCGGGTTCGCCGTGCCGGGTGACGAGGTCGGGCGGCGCCGGCAGCTCGATCTCCCCGACGGATTCGTCCTGCTCGCCGGCCACGCTGCTCCCCGCGACGCGCTGGCAGCGGGTTTGGATGCCGTCGGCCATGCCGCGCTGGATCTGCCGGTCGTGGTCATCGGCGCCGGCGAAGGGGAGGAACCGGCGATCGCCGACCTCGCCGCGGCTGCGGGCATCCCCGAGCGCAATCTCCACGTGCGCGGCGTCCTGTCCACCGAGGATCGTGCCGCGGTGTTCGGTGGCGCGGTGGTCTTCGTCGCCCCCGCGCACAGCAGCGCGTTCCCCTGGCGGATCCTGGAGGCACTGGCCCTCGGGGTGCCGGTGGTGGCGGCATCCTCGCCGATCCATGACGAGCTGGTCGTGGACGGCGGGATGCTGGTTCCGGCCGACGGCTTGGCCGACGCGCTCGGCCGGGCGCTGGGATCTGCCGCGTCGGTGGAACGTCTCGGGGTGCTGGCGGCGGACCGCGGCCGTGCCTATTCGTGGCGCGAGTCTGCCGACCGGGTCTGGCAGCTGCACGCCGACTTGTAG